The following is a genomic window from Mycolicibacterium sp. TY81.
CCACCTGGATGATGAGCACCCGCCGGTAGAGGTCGGCGGCCGGCGGGCTGATGACGGCCGCGATCTTGGTGCCGGCCAGCACCGCCAGTGCCACCGCGAACACGATGACCGCGCTGGTCGTGTAGTCGTGGTCGGGCCCTTCGCTGGCGTTGCCGGTCACCGGCAGCGCCAGGACGCCGATCACGCTCGGGAGCAACAGCACGACCATGGCGATCCACCGCACGCTGAACCGCAGCGTCAGCGCCACGACCGCGGCGCACAGGGTGGCGACGATCCAGCCGCGGGCCATCTCGGACGCACCGATGGCCTCACCCAGTCGGCCGCTCTCGACCAGCCGCAGGGCCGGCGCGCCGGCGTCGGTCGCTGCCTGCACCACCACCATGAACGCTGCGGCGACCAGCCAGACCAGCGAAACCCGTTCCAGCACAAGGTGGATGCGGTAAGTGGGTGGGTCGATGACGCCCTTGGAGTCGGGCCGGGCGGTGGTCACGATGTACAGCAGGCCGCCGAGGCAGATCGCGGCGGCGAGGACGGCCGTGAAGTAGCCGACCGGTTCGGCCACAGCGGTGAACGTGCCGGGGTAGCTGTCGCCGGTGGCGACGAAGCGCTGGTCGCCCGAGATGAGTGCGTAGGTGACCAAGGCGGCGACCGCGGCCAGATAACCCAACAGCGGCAGCGTGATCCTGCCCGCCCGGTCCGAGCCCATCGAAATACCGGCCTTCCACCTGAAGAACTGATCAGGCCCAGTCTACGACCAGGTGTCGTAGAAATTTTCCGGGCGCAGGAACTCCTGGCGCCGCGGGCCGACCAATACAAGTTGTGAGTCACACCCAACTGCCCGAATCGGACGTTGCCGTCGCGTCCGATCCGTCGGCGTGGAAGCGCTTCCGCCCGGCATTGCTGCGGCTGCACTTCTACGCCGGCCTGTTCGTCGCGCCGTTCATCCTGATCGCAGCCGTCACCGGGCTGCTGTACGCGGTGATCCCGCAGATCGACAGCGCGGTGTACCGGCACGAACTCACCGTCGACCACGTCGGCGACCGCCAGCTGCCGCTGGCAGCCCAGCTGGCAGCCGTCCGGGCCGCGCATCCGGAGGGCACCGTCACCAGCATCCGGCCGCCCGCCGCGGCCGACGAGACGACGCAGGTGACGCTCGCGGTCGACGACGTCCCCGCCGACTACGCGCGCACGGTGTTCGTCGACCCGTACACCGGCGCGATCCGCGGCGCCCTGACCACCTACGGCCAGTGGCTGCCGGTGCGGGCCTGGTTCGACGAACTGCACCGCAACCTGCACCTCGGCGCCTTCGGCCGCAACTACAGCGAACTGGCCGCGAGCTGGTCGTGGGTGATCGCCGGCGTCGGCCTGATGCTGTGGATCGGGCACAACCGGGGACAGCCGCGGCGGCTCGTCGTTCCGGATGTGCGGGCGACCGGGCGGCGCCGGCTGCTGTCGTGGCACGGCACCCTCGGGGTCTGGATCCTCGCGGCGGTGGCGCTGCTGGCGGTGTCGGGCATGACGTGGTCGCGGTTCGCGGGGGAGAACGTCGCACAATTGCGGACGCAGCTGAGCTGGACCAGCCCGTCCGTCGACACCGCGCTGCCGGGGCAGACCGCCGGGGCGGCGTTGGATGAGGCCACCGCGCTGCGCGGGGCCGACGCGGCGCTGCGGGTCGCCCATGACGCGCACCTGCGGACCCCGATGTGGATGTATCCGCCGGCGACGGCGGGCCAGGGCTGGCAGGTCGCCGAGCGCAAGCGTGATTGGCCGACGCAGTACGACGCGATCGTCGTCGACCCCGCCACGGGCACGGTGACGGCGCGGCTTGACTTCGCCGAGTGGCCGCTCATGGCCAAGATGACCGACTGGGTCATCGACCTGCACATGGGCATTCTGTTCGGCCTGGTCAACCAGCTCGCGCTGATCGCGGTCGCCCTCGCGATGATCGTCGGGATCCTGCTGGGTTACCGCATGTGGTGGCGTCGCCGCCCGACCCGCGGGAACGGGTTCGCCCTCCCGACCGGGCAACGGCGCGGCGCGCTGTCGGCGCTGCGGCCCCATGAGGCGGCGCTGCTGGTGCTCGTTCTCGGTGGCGTCGGGTGGTTCGCCCCGTTGTTCGGCCTCACGCTGGCCCTGTTCGTCGCGGTCGACGTGGCACTGGGCTGGCGGCAGCGGCGGCGGGCGGCCAAGTGATCGCCGACATCTGGCTCCGGTTGTTCGTGACCGGGATATTCGTGCTGAGCGCGGCGCAGTGCGTCTATGCCCTGGTCACGGCCCGTGCGGACCGGGCCTGGATCGACCAGACGAGCCGCGCGCTGCACCTGTTGATGGCGGTGGCGATGCTCGTCATGGCGTGGCCGGCGGGGATGGGTGTGCCGAACCGGCCGCCGATGGTGTTCTTCCTGCTGGCGGCCGGCTGGTTCGTCGTGGTCCTGGCGGTGCGCGCCGGCCACCGGGTCGCCGACGGCTATCACGCGGTGATGATGCTGGCGATGGCGTGGATGTACGCCGTGATGGACGGGCGGGTGCTGCCCGGGCAGTGCGCCGGGACCGCCGCCGACGCGCCGCAGTCGGCGTCGTCGATGCCGTCCATGCCGGGCATGGACATGTCCGGGACGACGGCGCATTCGGGGCCGATGGGCGGCTGCGGGCACCCGGCGGCGTGGGTGGACGCCGTGAACTGGGCGCTCACCGCGATGTTCGGGGCCGCCGCATTGTGGTGGGCCATCCGCTACTTCGCGGTGCGGCAGGAGCGGCCCGACGTCCCGGCCCGGCTGTGGTTCGCCGTGGCCTGTCAGGCCATGGCGGCGGCCGGGATGGCGATCATGTTCGCCGTGATGATCTAGGCCGCATTGCCGTCGGTGGGCCACAGGTGGCCCCGGCGGCGGCCGCGGGAGGCGTTGTCCGGCAGCGTGATGTCGTCGAGCGTGGGTGCCGCGTCGCGGTCCGGCCGCGGCGGCTCGCCGGCATGGCGGCGCCACACCAGCACCGTCAGCACCACCCCGGCCAGCGCCGGCAGATGGCTCAGCATGCGGACCGCACCGACTGCTCCGGTCAGTCCGTCGACGACGACGTAGCCGGTGAGCACGAGGGTGAACACGCCGCCGACGATCGCCAGGCCCATCGCCGCGGTCGGGCGGGCGGCGGCGACCAACATGCCGACGCCGAGTGCGACGGACCACGCCGTCGACTCGTTGACCACATGTCCGCCCGCGGCATGCCCGACGTGCACGCCGATGCTGACGCCCGCCGCCTGCAGCACGGCCAGGACGATCTGGATGGCGCCCACCACCGCGAGGCCGATGCGCAGCCAGTCGAGGCCGGGGCGGGTTTCGGGGAGCGCGGTCTGCGAGACCGTGTCGGCCACGGCGGTGATCCGGGTGCGGTCGGCGGCGATCAGCCCGCGCAGCAGCTGCATCTGGCTGTCCAGCTCGTCCTGCCACTGCCGGCACTCGGGGCAGGACGCCAGGTGCTCGTCGACGCGGCGCGCGGGGACGGGTTCGTGCTCGCCGTCCATCCGCGCGGACAGCGCCTCCCGGGCAATCTCGCACTCCACATCGTCAATAGTCGCGCACCGGGCCCGGTTTTCTCCCGGCAGTCCCGAATCCGTAGATCGGTGCCGTTTTGGTGGGTAAATAGTCGCTGGTCGGCGCCGGTACCATAGACACGTGAACTGGACCGTCGACGTACCCATCGACCAGCTGCCCGAGCTGCCCCCGCTGCCCGAGGACCTGCGCACGCGCCTTGCCGACGCGCTGTCCCGTCCGGCCGCGCAGCAGCCCAGCTGGCCTGCGGACCAGGCTGCTGCGATGCGCAAGGTGCTCGAGAGCGTGCCGCCCATCACCGTGCCGTCCGAGATCGAGAAGCTCAAGCTGCAGCTGGCCGACGTGGCGCAGGGCAAGGCGTTCCTGCTGCAGGGCGGTGACTGCGCCGAGACGTTCGTCGACAACACCGAGCCGCACATCCGGGCCAACATCCGGACCCTGCTGCAGATGGCCGTCGTGCTGACGTACGGCGCCAGCATGCCGGTGGTCAAGGTGGCCCGCATCGCGGGGCAGTACGCCAAGCCGCGTTCGTCGGACACCGACTCGCTGGGCCTGACGTCCTACCGCGGCGACATGGTCAACGGTTTCGACCCGGACCCCGCGGTGCGCGTGCACGACGCGTCGCGTCTGGTGCGGGCCTACGCCAACGCGAGCGCCGCGATGAACCTGGTGCGGGCGCTGACCTCGTCGGGCCTGGCGTCGTTGCAGCAGGTGCACGAGTGGAACCGTGAGTTCGTGCGGACCTCGCCGGCGGGTGCCCGGTACGAGGCGCTGGCGGCCGAGATCGACCGTGGCCTGAACTTCATGACGGCCTGCGGCGTCAACGACCGCAACCTGCAGACCGCCGAGATCTACGCCAGCCACGAGGCCCTGGTGCTCGACTACGAGCGCGCGATGCTGCGGCTGTCCACCGAGTTCGACGAGCCGCGTCTGTACGACCTGTCGGCGCACTACGTCTGGATCGGCGAGCGCACCCGCCAGCTCGACCACGCGCACATCGCGTTCGTCGAGACCATCGCCAACCCGATCGGCATCAAGATCGGTCCGACGACGACGCCCGAGATGGCCGTCGAGTACGTGGAACGCCTTGACCCGCACAACATTCCGGGCCGGCTCACGCTGGTCAGCCGGATGGGCAACGGCAAGGTGCGCGACGTGCTGCCGGGCATCATCCAGAAGGTGGAGGCCTCGGGCCACCAGGTCATCTGGCAGTGCGACCCGATGCACGGCAACACCCACGAGAGCTCGACGGGCTACAAGACCCGGCACTTCGACCGCATCGTCGACGAGGTGCAGGGCTTCTTCGAGGTGCACCGCGCGCTGGGCACCCACCCGGGTGGCATCCACGTCGAGATCACCGGCGAGAACGTCACCGAATGCCTTGGTGGCGCGCAGGATATCTCCGACGACGACCTGGCCGGCCGCTACGAGACGGCCTGCGACCCGCGCCTGAACACCCAGCAGAGCCTGGAGTTGGCGTTCCTCGTCGCGGAGATGCTGCGCGACTAGCTTCACCCCGCCGAATGGCCACCCGGCGCATTGGTTTTCACGCGAAACCCGTGCGGCAGGTGGCTATTCGGCGTTTCTAGAACAGCCCGTCGATGTTGGTGCCGAGGGTCCAGGCGCCGGCGGCGACCAACGCGGTCAGCGTCAGCACCGCGATGAGCCAGAACAGCACGGCGCGCCGCGACCGCTGCCGCGCCCAGGCGAAGTCGTCGAGGTCGATCCCCGCGAATTGTTTTGTCACCACCGGTGATTCGAGCAGTGCGGGGTCCATCGCAGGGTCCATGGTGAACTGCAGGGTGTGCTGCGGCGCCGGCTTCGGGGCTGCTGCCCGGCCCGTCGCGACCGTGGTGTGCTCGGCGCGGCCGCGCTGTGCGGCCGCCGCGGTGTGTTGCGCCGAGTTCGTGGGTGCCGGCACCCGGAATTCGGGCAGACCGAGGTCGGTGACGATCGCGGCGAGTTCGGCCGCCATGTCGCCGGCATCCAGGTAGCGGTCGTCGGCCAGGCGGGCCGTCGCGCAGGCCACCAGGTCGTCGAATTGCTTTGGCACACCGGCGATTGCCGAACTCGGCGGCGGCACGTCCTGGTCCAGCCGCTGATAGGCGACGCTGAGCGGATTGTCGCCGGTGAACGGCGTGGTGCCGGTCAGCAGCTCGTAGGCCAGGATGCCGACGGAGTAGACGTCGCTGCGCGGGTCGGCGTCACCGGTGCTGACCTGTTCGGGGGAGAGGTACGCCGCGGTGCCGAGGATGACGCTCGTCGACGTGATCTTGGCCTCAGCGACAGCGCGCACCAGCCCGAAGTCGGCGATCTTGACCTCGCCACTGTCGGAGATCAGCACGTTCTCGGGCTTGATGTCGCGGTGCACCAGGCCCGCCTGGTGGGCCACCGCCAGGCCGTCGAGCATCGGGGCCAGCACGGCCGCCACGGCGTGCGGGGGCATCGGGCCACGTTCGCGCAGCAACTCGCGCAGCGTCCCGCCCTCGACGAGTTCCATCACCAGGAACGGGTGCCGACCGTCGAATCCCTGGTCGTAAACCGCAACCAGCCCAGGGCTTTTCAGTCCGGCGGCGGCGCGGGCCTCGCGCTGGAAGCGGGTCAGGAACTGCTGATCGCCGGAGTACCGCGAATCCATGACCTTGAGTGCCACCAGGCGGTCGAGCCGGGTGTCCAGCCCGCGGTACACCGTGGACATGCCGCCACTGGCGATGGGTGCGTCCACGCGGTAGCGCCCGTCCAGCACCGCACCGATCAGTGGGTCCGGTTGTCGGGATGGCTGCACCTGGCAATCGTACGGCTCTAGAATCTCCTGGGTGAGCAGCATTCCGGCCGCCGAGGACGTTATCGATCCCGATGAAGCGGTCTACGACCTTCCCGCAGTGGCATCGATGCTGGGTATTCCGGTGACGAAGGTGCACCAGCAGTTGCGGGACGGACACCTCCTCGGAGTGCGCCGGAACGGTGCCATCGTGGTGCCCAAGATCTTCTTCGACGACAAGGGGCATGTGGTCAAGCAGCTGCCGGGCCTGCTCGTCGTGCTGCGCGACGGTGGCTACCACGAAACCGACATCGTGCGGTGGCTGTTCACCGCCGACGAGTCGCTGACGCTGACGCGCGACGGCACCACCGAGCGCGTCGTCAACGCGCGTCCGGTCGACGCGCTGCATTCGCACCAGGCCAGGGAAGTGCTGCGGCGCGCCCAGGCTATGGCGTACTAGCCGGCTCGGCCGCCGTCGTCTTCGGCTCCGGCGCGTGGGCCAGCGAATACCACGCGGCCACCGCGCATCCCGTCGCCAGGATGACGTGCAGCCACGAGTACA
Proteins encoded in this region:
- a CDS encoding PepSY domain-containing protein, which encodes MSHTQLPESDVAVASDPSAWKRFRPALLRLHFYAGLFVAPFILIAAVTGLLYAVIPQIDSAVYRHELTVDHVGDRQLPLAAQLAAVRAAHPEGTVTSIRPPAAADETTQVTLAVDDVPADYARTVFVDPYTGAIRGALTTYGQWLPVRAWFDELHRNLHLGAFGRNYSELAASWSWVIAGVGLMLWIGHNRGQPRRLVVPDVRATGRRRLLSWHGTLGVWILAAVALLAVSGMTWSRFAGENVAQLRTQLSWTSPSVDTALPGQTAGAALDEATALRGADAALRVAHDAHLRTPMWMYPPATAGQGWQVAERKRDWPTQYDAIVVDPATGTVTARLDFAEWPLMAKMTDWVIDLHMGILFGLVNQLALIAVALAMIVGILLGYRMWWRRRPTRGNGFALPTGQRRGALSALRPHEAALLVLVLGGVGWFAPLFGLTLALFVAVDVALGWRQRRRAAK
- a CDS encoding DUF5134 domain-containing protein is translated as MIADIWLRLFVTGIFVLSAAQCVYALVTARADRAWIDQTSRALHLLMAVAMLVMAWPAGMGVPNRPPMVFFLLAAGWFVVVLAVRAGHRVADGYHAVMMLAMAWMYAVMDGRVLPGQCAGTAADAPQSASSMPSMPGMDMSGTTAHSGPMGGCGHPAAWVDAVNWALTAMFGAAALWWAIRYFAVRQERPDVPARLWFAVACQAMAAAGMAIMFAVMI
- a CDS encoding zf-HC2 domain-containing protein; protein product: MECEIAREALSARMDGEHEPVPARRVDEHLASCPECRQWQDELDSQMQLLRGLIAADRTRITAVADTVSQTALPETRPGLDWLRIGLAVVGAIQIVLAVLQAAGVSIGVHVGHAAGGHVVNESTAWSVALGVGMLVAAARPTAAMGLAIVGGVFTLVLTGYVVVDGLTGAVGAVRMLSHLPALAGVVLTVLVWRRHAGEPPRPDRDAAPTLDDITLPDNASRGRRRGHLWPTDGNAA
- a CDS encoding class II 3-deoxy-7-phosphoheptulonate synthase; translation: MNWTVDVPIDQLPELPPLPEDLRTRLADALSRPAAQQPSWPADQAAAMRKVLESVPPITVPSEIEKLKLQLADVAQGKAFLLQGGDCAETFVDNTEPHIRANIRTLLQMAVVLTYGASMPVVKVARIAGQYAKPRSSDTDSLGLTSYRGDMVNGFDPDPAVRVHDASRLVRAYANASAAMNLVRALTSSGLASLQQVHEWNREFVRTSPAGARYEALAAEIDRGLNFMTACGVNDRNLQTAEIYASHEALVLDYERAMLRLSTEFDEPRLYDLSAHYVWIGERTRQLDHAHIAFVETIANPIGIKIGPTTTPEMAVEYVERLDPHNIPGRLTLVSRMGNGKVRDVLPGIIQKVEASGHQVIWQCDPMHGNTHESSTGYKTRHFDRIVDEVQGFFEVHRALGTHPGGIHVEITGENVTECLGGAQDISDDDLAGRYETACDPRLNTQQSLELAFLVAEMLRD
- a CDS encoding protein kinase, with amino-acid sequence MLLTQEILEPYDCQVQPSRQPDPLIGAVLDGRYRVDAPIASGGMSTVYRGLDTRLDRLVALKVMDSRYSGDQQFLTRFQREARAAAGLKSPGLVAVYDQGFDGRHPFLVMELVEGGTLRELLRERGPMPPHAVAAVLAPMLDGLAVAHQAGLVHRDIKPENVLISDSGEVKIADFGLVRAVAEAKITSTSVILGTAAYLSPEQVSTGDADPRSDVYSVGILAYELLTGTTPFTGDNPLSVAYQRLDQDVPPPSSAIAGVPKQFDDLVACATARLADDRYLDAGDMAAELAAIVTDLGLPEFRVPAPTNSAQHTAAAAQRGRAEHTTVATGRAAAPKPAPQHTLQFTMDPAMDPALLESPVVTKQFAGIDLDDFAWARQRSRRAVLFWLIAVLTLTALVAAGAWTLGTNIDGLF
- a CDS encoding Rv2175c family DNA-binding protein; its protein translation is MSSIPAAEDVIDPDEAVYDLPAVASMLGIPVTKVHQQLRDGHLLGVRRNGAIVVPKIFFDDKGHVVKQLPGLLVVLRDGGYHETDIVRWLFTADESLTLTRDGTTERVVNARPVDALHSHQAREVLRRAQAMAY